The following proteins are encoded in a genomic region of Acidobacteriota bacterium:
- the mpl gene encoding UDP-N-acetylmuramate:L-alanyl-gamma-D-glutamyl-meso-diaminopimelate ligase, with product MHYHLIGICGTAMASLAGMLQARGHKVTGSDQNVYPPMSTQLEALGIEIMSGYKAENVDTPRDCTVVGNTIMRGNPELEEVLNRKLLYRSQAEVVREEFIRGRRSLVVAGTHGKTTTTSIAAWICEVGGLDPTFLVGGVVQNFGQSFRVTDSDYFVIEGDEYDTAFFDKKPKFMSYLPEIAIVNNIEFDHADIYKDIDAIKWQFSRLMNLVPGNGRLICGIDSPVVVEVLDQMKGKLYTTVETFGLSEDAKWQARDIEFTSDGTRFQVYCSGENWAEFTTNMIGEFNVRNCLAVIIAADTWGLSKEKIQEAFDTFKSVKRRMEIRGVERGVTVIDDFAHHPTAVDETLKALRQRYTNNRLIAIFEPRSRSSRLSIFEEKYRAAFSHADQVIIAGVFNPEDAKTYGDVMNVGRLVANIVSDGNNAMTLADADAIVSHLAPELKDGDVLAIMSNGGFGAIHEKILNVLRS from the coding sequence ATGCACTATCACTTGATCGGAATATGCGGAACGGCGATGGCGAGTTTGGCCGGGATGCTCCAGGCTCGTGGGCACAAGGTGACCGGCTCGGACCAGAACGTCTATCCGCCGATGTCAACGCAACTCGAGGCGTTGGGCATCGAGATAATGTCGGGCTACAAAGCTGAGAATGTTGACACCCCGCGGGATTGCACCGTCGTCGGCAATACGATAATGCGGGGCAATCCTGAGCTCGAAGAAGTGCTCAACCGCAAGCTTTTGTACCGTTCACAGGCCGAGGTTGTGCGTGAAGAGTTCATCCGAGGACGCCGATCTCTGGTCGTCGCCGGAACGCACGGCAAGACAACGACGACCAGCATCGCGGCCTGGATCTGCGAGGTCGGCGGGCTTGATCCGACATTTTTAGTTGGCGGTGTCGTGCAGAATTTTGGACAGAGCTTCCGGGTCACGGACAGCGACTATTTTGTCATCGAGGGCGACGAATACGACACGGCATTTTTCGACAAAAAGCCGAAGTTTATGTCCTATCTGCCTGAGATCGCGATCGTCAATAATATCGAGTTTGACCACGCCGACATCTACAAGGACATCGACGCCATCAAGTGGCAGTTCTCGCGTCTGATGAATCTCGTCCCCGGCAACGGCCGCCTCATCTGCGGCATCGACTCGCCCGTCGTTGTTGAGGTGCTTGACCAGATGAAAGGTAAGCTTTACACGACGGTCGAAACGTTTGGGCTCTCCGAAGATGCGAAATGGCAGGCTCGTGATATTGAATTTACGAGTGATGGAACGCGATTTCAGGTCTATTGCAGCGGGGAGAATTGGGCCGAATTCACGACCAATATGATCGGCGAATTCAACGTCCGAAACTGCCTCGCTGTGATCATCGCCGCCGACACTTGGGGCCTTTCGAAAGAGAAGATTCAGGAGGCTTTTGACACCTTCAAATCGGTCAAACGCCGAATGGAGATCCGCGGCGTCGAACGCGGCGTCACGGTCATCGACGACTTTGCCCATCATCCAACGGCAGTTGATGAAACATTAAAAGCATTGCGTCAGAGATACACCAACAACCGCCTGATCGCCATCTTCGAACCGCGTTCCCGCTCGTCGCGTTTGTCGATATTCGAGGAAAAGTATCGAGCGGCCTTTTCGCACGCCGACCAGGTCATTATTGCCGGGGTCTTCAATCCCGAAGACGCCAAAACCTACGGCGATGTAATGAACGTCGGCCGCCTCGTCGCCAACATTGTCTCCGACGGAAATAATGCCATGACCCTAGCCGACGCGGACGCGATCGTTTCGCATCTCGCCCCTGAATTAAAGGACGGCGATGTTCTGGCCATTATGTCGAACGGCGGATTCGGTGCGATCCACGAAAAGATACTGAACGTTCTCCGAAGCTAA
- the dacB gene encoding D-alanyl-D-alanine carboxypeptidase/D-alanyl-D-alanine-endopeptidase: protein MKLTSRFTILVLLATVCFATTVTRVTSAHDDASIRASETPTPSPKVNPAPKPTSIPVATPSPTPATVQTVADLQSTIRQRLFSPEVRRGRIGIKIASLNSGKILFENDADKYFMPASNMKNFTVATAIERLTPDFRFVTSVRAAALPDADGTLKGDLVVIGGGDISISTAFSNSDYYKGIDDLAEKIGNAGVKKIEGDIVGDESYFKGFRIPDTWEWDDLQSYYGAEISALPLNDNAVDISVMPGSRGNQCIARISPMNQIMRIVNRCVTGQSGTKRNLRVFKQIDQNVVEVSGTMPTGDNTYQASITITRPAELFVAILKERLQKRGITVTGRSRTLANGERAFPFSNGASISIEVTKLESPPLSLIAAKTMKPSQNMYTETILWTLGEEVGRKNGGSGNSSNLGLSVVKGFLKQIGVPDDGIVQWDGSGLSRHNLITPSAVVTLYTYMAKQSKYSQAWRDSLTIGGVDGTLRNRFKGTAAQGNMRGKTGTIDQVSALSGYVTTAGGEQLVVSLVVNGVPTPGARVALIDEIVVKLANFNGKIDQ from the coding sequence ATGAAACTCACCTCTAGGTTCACCATTCTCGTCCTTTTGGCAACGGTATGCTTCGCCACCACCGTTACGCGAGTCACCTCTGCTCATGATGATGCGAGTATTAGGGCTTCGGAAACGCCGACTCCTTCGCCGAAGGTAAATCCGGCACCAAAACCAACCTCGATCCCAGTCGCGACGCCGAGTCCGACTCCAGCAACGGTCCAGACCGTTGCGGATCTACAATCGACGATCAGGCAGCGACTTTTCTCGCCAGAGGTTCGCCGAGGTCGCATCGGAATCAAGATCGCGTCGCTCAATTCGGGCAAGATCCTATTCGAAAACGACGCTGACAAATACTTCATGCCGGCGTCAAACATGAAGAATTTCACCGTTGCGACTGCGATCGAGCGGCTAACGCCGGACTTCCGGTTCGTTACCTCAGTGCGGGCAGCGGCCTTGCCGGATGCTGACGGAACGTTGAAGGGCGATCTCGTCGTAATCGGCGGAGGCGATATCTCGATCTCAACGGCGTTCTCAAATAGCGACTATTACAAGGGAATTGACGATCTTGCCGAGAAGATAGGTAATGCCGGGGTAAAGAAGATCGAAGGTGATATCGTCGGCGACGAGAGTTATTTCAAGGGATTTAGAATTCCTGACACGTGGGAATGGGACGACCTGCAATCGTATTATGGAGCTGAAATATCGGCGTTGCCGCTGAATGATAATGCGGTCGATATCAGCGTTATGCCCGGATCACGCGGAAATCAGTGTATTGCCAGGATCTCGCCGATGAACCAGATAATGCGAATCGTTAATCGATGCGTTACTGGACAGTCGGGGACGAAGCGAAACCTCCGAGTGTTCAAACAGATCGATCAAAATGTCGTTGAGGTCAGCGGCACAATGCCGACAGGCGATAATACGTATCAGGCATCGATCACGATAACGCGACCGGCAGAGTTGTTCGTTGCCATATTAAAAGAACGCTTGCAAAAGAGAGGAATTACAGTCACCGGCCGCTCGCGAACATTGGCTAATGGTGAACGGGCGTTTCCCTTTTCGAACGGTGCTTCAATATCCATCGAAGTCACAAAACTCGAATCGCCGCCTCTCTCGCTGATCGCAGCAAAGACTATGAAGCCGAGCCAAAATATGTACACCGAAACTATCCTGTGGACGCTCGGCGAAGAGGTCGGCAGGAAAAACGGCGGTTCCGGCAATAGTTCGAACCTCGGGCTCAGCGTAGTAAAGGGCTTCCTCAAGCAGATCGGCGTGCCTGACGACGGTATCGTTCAATGGGATGGCAGCGGGCTTTCGCGGCACAACCTGATCACGCCATCGGCCGTCGTTACCCTTTACACGTACATGGCAAAGCAGAGCAAATACTCGCAAGCCTGGCGTGACAGCCTGACGATCGGCGGGGTTGACGGCACGCTGCGAAACCGTTTCAAAGGCACCGCCGCACAAGGAAATATGCGTGGCAAGACCGGCACGATCGACCAGGTCTCGGCTCTCTCCGGCTACGTGACCACTGCCGGAGGCGAGCAACTCGTTGTTTCACTTGTAGTCAACGGAGTGCCAACACCCGGAGCACGAGTGGCACTGATCGATGAAATCGTCGTTAAGCTTGCGAATTTTAACGGCAAGATCGATCAGTAA
- a CDS encoding adenosylcobalamin-dependent ribonucleoside-diphosphate reductase: MRTVFESVGGGISANQANSNGTGTAKGRQFAPLGLNAQKVVSKRYSLKDENGEPLETWSDIVRRVVGHVSRAETDPVKQNQFYNDMTSVMLAREFVPNTPCLVNAGKPKGQLAACFVLNVPDSIEGIMEHAQNVAIIHQTGGGTGMTYEFLRPAGAMVNSTRGVASGPVSFMNIVNQTTEVVKQGGVRRGANMGILAITHPDILRFIHAKNDQTSLTNFNISVTVTDLFMDAVDSGVWFQTEFKGEPWTQAVFDTVTGADYVVYRRPDGSTATFADKLAFETADLTDCIIEEPPMPGMVFAPDIWNRIIASAHKYAEPGIIFIDEVNRHNHMMASMGPIYACNPCGEQQLHFNNSCNLGSIDVAKFFTRTTDGEGIVDWERLSSATHLCTQFLDNVVDAGYFPLPEIDDVVKRTRPVGLGIMGFADLCLKLGITYGSDESIALMERVMGFIRREAWMASLRLGREKGVFPELEPNRDAYARFIYDEIGIPRDIPLTPRNYEVTTIAPTGTISLVAETSSGIEPNFSWAYVRQDTIGTRTYVHSPAAEALGLTVDQTNEESIKAAAEYVVEHEHELPPHFISAMAIKSIEHVKVLAAAQKHVDNAISKTCNGAKDDTVESVDELYHLARKLGCKAVSYYRDGSREGQVLNSMKSAGTQAASLQDSEVRDGINGFDAEGQTQAGSLRSDDGVRSGERIERPRELQGSTWRIPFEGQNLYVTVNHDGVGIREIFCAGPISPGVGLLASKMLRGGFDAHEVAHSLNKVTATHAVWFNERLLTSPEQAVAECLLLIDRRLKNLPESARAIGKSMGTESNMSTLISDCPECGGQLEHASGCDSCRDCGYSKCK, encoded by the coding sequence ATGAGAACAGTCTTTGAATCTGTCGGCGGCGGAATTTCCGCTAATCAAGCAAATTCTAACGGAACTGGTACTGCAAAGGGCCGTCAATTCGCTCCGCTTGGCCTCAACGCTCAAAAGGTCGTCTCAAAACGCTATTCTCTGAAAGATGAAAACGGCGAACCTCTTGAGACCTGGTCCGACATCGTCCGCCGTGTCGTTGGCCACGTATCTAGGGCCGAGACCGATCCGGTCAAACAGAATCAGTTTTATAATGACATGACCTCGGTCATGCTCGCTCGCGAATTCGTACCTAATACGCCGTGCCTCGTCAACGCCGGGAAACCCAAGGGCCAGCTCGCTGCGTGCTTCGTGCTCAACGTCCCCGATTCGATCGAGGGTATCATGGAACACGCCCAAAATGTCGCTATTATTCATCAGACCGGCGGCGGAACCGGGATGACATATGAGTTTCTTCGGCCGGCAGGTGCGATGGTCAATTCGACGCGCGGCGTCGCTTCCGGGCCGGTCAGCTTCATGAATATCGTCAACCAAACGACAGAGGTCGTTAAGCAGGGCGGCGTCCGTCGCGGTGCTAATATGGGCATTTTGGCGATCACGCATCCTGACATTCTGCGGTTCATCCACGCCAAGAACGACCAGACCAGTCTGACGAACTTCAATATCTCGGTTACGGTGACCGATCTCTTTATGGATGCCGTCGATAGCGGCGTTTGGTTCCAGACCGAATTTAAAGGCGAACCGTGGACACAAGCTGTATTCGACACCGTGACCGGGGCCGATTATGTAGTTTATCGCCGTCCCGACGGTTCGACAGCGACATTTGCGGATAAACTCGCGTTCGAGACCGCCGATCTGACCGATTGCATCATCGAAGAACCGCCGATGCCCGGTATGGTCTTCGCACCCGACATCTGGAACCGCATCATCGCATCGGCCCACAAATATGCCGAGCCCGGCATCATCTTTATCGACGAGGTCAATCGTCACAACCACATGATGGCGTCAATGGGCCCTATCTATGCGTGTAATCCGTGCGGCGAACAGCAATTGCACTTCAACAATTCGTGCAACCTCGGCTCGATCGACGTTGCAAAATTCTTCACGAGAACTACTGACGGTGAAGGTATAGTCGATTGGGAACGCCTGTCGAGCGCGACGCATCTCTGTACGCAATTTCTCGACAACGTCGTTGATGCCGGCTACTTTCCGCTGCCGGAGATCGATGATGTGGTCAAACGCACGCGGCCGGTTGGACTCGGAATAATGGGCTTTGCCGATCTTTGTCTTAAACTCGGCATTACCTACGGCAGCGATGAATCGATCGCGTTGATGGAACGTGTCATGGGCTTTATCCGCCGCGAAGCGTGGATGGCATCACTTCGCCTAGGCCGCGAAAAGGGCGTTTTCCCCGAACTCGAACCAAACCGCGACGCCTATGCACGATTTATATATGACGAAATCGGCATTCCGCGTGACATTCCATTGACCCCGCGAAACTATGAAGTAACGACCATCGCCCCGACCGGCACGATCTCGCTCGTCGCCGAAACGTCGTCCGGCATTGAACCCAATTTCTCGTGGGCGTACGTGCGTCAGGACACTATCGGGACCCGCACCTACGTGCATTCACCGGCAGCCGAAGCTCTCGGCCTAACGGTCGATCAGACCAACGAAGAATCGATCAAAGCCGCTGCCGAATACGTCGTCGAACACGAACACGAACTGCCGCCGCATTTTATCTCTGCAATGGCGATCAAATCGATCGAACACGTAAAAGTGCTGGCCGCCGCTCAAAAGCACGTCGACAATGCGATCTCAAAGACCTGCAACGGTGCCAAAGACGACACCGTCGAATCGGTCGACGAACTCTATCATCTTGCTCGAAAACTCGGCTGCAAAGCCGTCAGCTACTACCGCGACGGCAGCCGCGAAGGGCAGGTTCTCAACTCAATGAAATCCGCCGGAACGCAGGCTGCCAGCCTGCAGGACTCGGAAGTGAGAGATGGGATCAACGGATTTGACGCAGAAGGCCAGACGCAGGCCGGCAGCTTGCGTTCCGACGATGGTGTTCGTTCAGGCGAGCGGATCGAGCGTCCCCGCGAACTTCAAGGCTCGACCTGGCGAATTCCGTTCGAGGGACAGAACCTCTACGTGACCGTAAATCACGATGGCGTCGGCATCCGCGAGATCTTTTGCGCGGGGCCGATCAGCCCCGGCGTTGGTTTACTTGCGTCGAAGATGCTTCGCGGCGGATTTGACGCACACGAGGTCGCCCACAGCCTGAATAAGGTGACCGCCACCCACGCCGTCTGGTTCAACGAACGTCTGCTGACATCGCCCGAACAGGCTGTCGCTGAATGCCTTCTCTTGATCGATCGCCGTCTAAAGAACCTGCCCGAGTCCGCCCGAGCGATCGGCAAATCTATGGGCACGGAATCCAACATGTCCACCCTGATCAGCGATTGCCCCGAATGCGGCGGCCAACTAGAACACGCCTCCGGCTGCGACTCATGCCGCGACTGCGGATATTCAAAATGCAAATAG
- the hslO gene encoding Hsp33 family molecular chaperone HslO — MDRLVHGTAADGTIRLIAAVTTDTVAEAIRRHETAPTASAALGRMLTGAALLGASLKEFDRLTVRIDADGPVGGIIVESNNLGHVRGYVRNPTAELPSKPDGKFDVSGIVGGGMFHVMRESGFELGLHREPYIGSVPITSGEIAEDFAFYLAKSEQIPSAVMLGVLLQNTEPFVTASGGVMIQMMPGVNDHIVTMIEDTVAHAPHLTSVIKEGATPEDLLKLVLGVIDFEILDEKDVSFKCTCSVERAASMIAALGKAEVASMKAEDKGAVMNCGFCNETYDLDESHLDSILLGLANN; from the coding sequence ATGGATAGATTGGTTCACGGAACAGCCGCAGACGGCACTATACGGCTTATTGCAGCGGTCACGACGGACACCGTCGCCGAGGCGATTCGCCGGCACGAAACTGCACCGACCGCATCCGCCGCACTAGGGCGAATGTTGACGGGTGCGGCATTGCTCGGAGCAAGTTTAAAGGAATTTGACCGTTTGACGGTCCGGATCGACGCCGACGGCCCTGTTGGCGGTATCATTGTCGAATCCAACAACCTCGGTCACGTTCGCGGGTACGTTCGAAACCCGACCGCCGAACTGCCGTCGAAGCCCGACGGAAAGTTCGACGTCAGCGGCATTGTTGGAGGCGGGATGTTTCACGTGATGCGTGAGTCGGGCTTTGAACTCGGGCTTCATCGGGAGCCATATATTGGTTCCGTGCCTATCACATCGGGCGAGATCGCGGAGGATTTTGCGTTTTATCTGGCGAAATCGGAACAGATCCCGTCGGCTGTAATGCTTGGGGTCTTGCTGCAAAATACCGAGCCATTCGTCACGGCGTCCGGCGGCGTGATGATCCAGATGATGCCCGGCGTCAACGATCACATCGTAACGATGATCGAAGATACGGTCGCACACGCACCGCATCTTACTTCGGTCATCAAAGAAGGTGCGACGCCTGAAGACCTGCTCAAGCTTGTTCTCGGGGTGATCGATTTTGAGATCCTCGACGAAAAGGACGTTTCTTTCAAGTGTACCTGCTCGGTCGAACGAGCGGCGTCGATGATCGCGGCACTTGGCAAGGCCGAAGTCGCTTCGATGAAGGCCGAGGACAAAGGAGCGGTGATGAATTGCGGCTTCTGCAATGAGACCTACGATCTCGACGAGAGCCATTTGGATTCAATTTTGCTGGGTCTTGCGAATAATTGA
- the epsI gene encoding EpsI family protein, with amino-acid sequence MSTNEPSHHSNRWVLGLICSAISPATYSIGRAKFGILRPFGVLFPLVKMAETTTKQNHLLTPVLIAAALVFLFASVLVKLGRDWWSDENYSHGLLVPFVIAFIIWSERDRLQRAITGPSVILGGGLAAAAIMLLLAGTVGAELFTQRIAFVAALIATVVYFCGRRILVLLAAPAALLLLSIPIPQIIFNQIAIPLQMWASQMAVWGIRLFEVPTLRKGNIIDILPRGATQTISLEVVEACSGIRSLMTLVTLALILGYFTRTDTDGKLRFGLFSGRDVVRTIILMAAAVPIAVLTNAARVSATGILTFYYGKSASEGTWHDASGWLVYIVALALLIALNFVVTRLFGDAKETGGMIDPPAVITNRSRPLPLLVVFVVGGLLVNWFAYRSEFAPPRQALSELSQTLGDWRQKGDEIKFEPEVENLLKTTDYTMREYTLADGRIANIYVGYYASQRTGATYHSPQNCLPGAGWVLSEPQKVEVKMADGRSFTANRYTLRNGIYHQVMLYWYEGRGRTESSEYFDKLNTVVDSVTRRRSDGAMVRVMTDVGHEEEASLKAVADLAAKLAEQLPPFVPE; translated from the coding sequence ATGTCCACAAACGAGCCGTCGCATCACTCGAACCGCTGGGTCCTCGGGCTGATCTGCTCTGCGATATCGCCGGCCACATACTCGATCGGACGAGCTAAGTTCGGAATCCTCAGGCCATTCGGCGTTTTATTTCCACTTGTAAAGATGGCCGAAACGACCACAAAACAAAATCACCTTCTGACGCCGGTATTGATCGCCGCGGCTCTCGTATTCTTGTTTGCGAGTGTGCTCGTAAAGCTCGGCCGCGATTGGTGGTCGGACGAAAATTATTCGCACGGCCTGCTGGTCCCGTTTGTGATCGCCTTTATTATTTGGAGCGAACGTGACCGTTTGCAGCGAGCAATTACGGGGCCTTCGGTGATCTTGGGCGGCGGTTTGGCCGCGGCTGCGATCATGCTGCTGCTGGCCGGAACTGTCGGCGCAGAACTGTTTACTCAGAGGATCGCATTTGTTGCCGCCCTTATCGCTACGGTGGTCTATTTTTGCGGCAGGCGAATTTTGGTGCTGCTTGCGGCTCCGGCGGCATTGCTATTGCTCTCGATACCGATACCTCAGATCATATTCAATCAGATCGCGATACCGCTGCAAATGTGGGCGTCACAGATGGCAGTTTGGGGCATTCGCTTATTCGAAGTGCCGACGCTGAGGAAAGGGAATATCATCGACATCCTTCCGCGTGGGGCGACGCAGACCATCTCGCTCGAGGTCGTCGAGGCCTGCAGCGGGATCAGGTCGCTGATGACCCTGGTCACGCTGGCGTTGATCCTGGGCTACTTCACCCGGACCGATACGGACGGGAAATTGCGGTTCGGGCTGTTCTCGGGCAGAGATGTGGTACGTACCATAATACTGATGGCCGCGGCCGTACCGATCGCGGTCTTGACGAATGCGGCACGCGTTTCGGCTACCGGTATCCTGACCTTCTATTACGGCAAATCGGCATCCGAAGGGACATGGCACGACGCCTCGGGATGGCTGGTTTATATCGTCGCGTTGGCGCTGTTGATCGCCCTTAATTTTGTGGTCACGAGGCTGTTCGGTGATGCGAAGGAGACCGGCGGTATGATCGATCCGCCCGCAGTCATAACAAACAGATCGCGGCCCCTGCCGCTTTTGGTCGTCTTTGTTGTAGGCGGTCTTTTGGTCAATTGGTTCGCTTATCGCAGCGAGTTCGCACCGCCGCGGCAGGCGTTGTCCGAGCTGTCGCAGACGCTCGGCGATTGGCGGCAAAAGGGTGACGAGATCAAGTTCGAGCCCGAGGTCGAGAATTTGCTGAAGACGACCGACTACACGATGCGCGAGTACACACTGGCCGACGGGCGTATCGCGAATATCTACGTTGGTTATTACGCCTCGCAGCGGACCGGTGCGACGTATCACAGCCCGCAGAATTGCCTGCCCGGAGCAGGTTGGGTGCTGAGCGAGCCGCAAAAGGTCGAGGTCAAAATGGCTGACGGCCGCTCGTTCACCGCCAATCGATACACGCTGCGCAACGGTATCTATCATCAGGTGATGCTGTATTGGTACGAGGGCCGCGGCCGGACCGAATCGAGCGAATACTTCGACAAACTCAACACCGTCGTCGACAGCGTCACACGCCGCCGCAGCGACGGAGCAATGGTCCGCGTAATGACCGACGTCGGCCATGAGGAAGAAGCTTCGCTCAAGGCCGTCGCCGATCTCGCAGCAAAACTCGCCGAACAATTACCGCCATTCGTGCCCGAATAA